Proteins from one Coturnix japonica isolate 7356 chromosome 5, Coturnix japonica 2.1, whole genome shotgun sequence genomic window:
- the LRRC74A gene encoding leucine-rich repeat-containing protein 74A isoform X2 encodes MDEDTEKDADQNEEKSDISEPPESPPSDVSPEEATQGSDSDLDVKDPRKAFAGIKGADLYLEACRLMEVVPVSYFAQNLSEPYINLNHHGLGPKGAKAIAIALVSNAAVTHLELEDNHILAEGAICIVEMLRENRSLQELNISNNHLDTEGAEAIAGLLLDNASHLHTLHLSGNSFGDEAASCLADALLSNFQVKKLDLSHNEFSEKGGHLLGQMLAVNTALEILDLSWNHLRRKGTMALGPGLKVNAALKILNLSWNCIGNEGAQAIGDALKVNTVLIHLDISNNQINNEGVKKLCKGLKVNGTLRVLKMANNLLTVEGATELVGSVKKNANSVMEEINISNVLVNETFIRLLESAYLIRPELNVIYGEVEGSISKIPKQYPNPMKVIQKYVNEQKLQLWEFFGKMDKDGNMKIPVSIFRTAMMQQTKIHLNRVQIAELVRILDRNQTGIVDYSHLKEQKPEEKPEKEEMKEEEVKK; translated from the exons ATGGACGAGGACACTGAGAAGGATGCAG ATCAGAATGAAGAGAAGTCAGATATCAGTGAGCCTCCAGAGTCTCCACCGTCCGATGTCTCACCAGAGGAGGCCACACAAGGCTCTGACTCTGACCTAGATGTTAAAG atccTCGGAAAGCCTTTGCAGGTATTAAGGGTGCAGATCTGTACCTGGAAGCATGCAGGCTGATGGAGGTGGTGCCTGTCTCATACTTTGCTCAGAACTTGTCCGAGCCTTATATAAATCTGAACCACCACGGTCTAGGACCCAAAGGTGCCAAAGCCATTGCTATTGCTTTAGTG TCCAATGCAGCTGTCACCCACTTAGAGCTGGAAGATAACCACATTCTGGCAGAAGGAGCTATATGCATAGTAGAGATGTTACGAGAGAATCGCTCTCTTCAAGAACTG AACATTTCCAATAACCACCTAGACACAGAAGGGGCTGAAGCCATTGCCGGTTTGCTTTTGGACAATGCATCTCATCTCCATACTCTTCATCTCTCAG GAAACAGCTTTGGAGACGAGGCTGCGTCATGCCTTGCTGACGCGTTATTG AGCAACTTCCAAGTGAAGAAGCTGGACCTCAGCCATAATGAGTTCTCTGAGAAGGGAGGACATCTCCTAGGACAGATGCTCG CTGTCAATACAGCACTGGAGATTCTGGACCTGAGCTGGAACCACCTGAGGAGGAAGGGAACAATGGCATTAGGCCCAGGTCTCAAG GTCAATGCTGCACTGAAAATACTCAACCTGTCTTGGAACTGCATTGGGAATGAGGGAGCACAGGCCATAGGAGACGCTCTCAAAGTTAACACTGTGCTGATTCATCTGGACATCAGCAACAACCAGATCAACAATGAGGGAGTCAAGAAGCTCTGCAAAGGCCTTAAAGTCAATGGAACACTCAGAGTCCTGAAG ATGGCCAATAATCTCTTGACAGTGGAAGGTGCCACTGAGCTAGTGGGATCCGTCAAAAAGAATGCCAATTCCGTGATGGAAGAGATCAACATCTCA aatgTCCTGGTGAATGAAACATTCATCCGGTTGCTGGAGTCAGCGTATCTAATACGACCTGAGCTAAATGTTATCTATGGCGAAGTTGAAGGCTCCATCTCCAAAATCCCCAAGCAGTATCCAAATCCTATGAAAGTAATTCAG AAATATGTGAATGAACAGAAGCTACAACTCTGGGAGTTTTTTGGGAAAATGGACAAGGATGGAAACATGAAGATCCCTGTGTCGATCTTCCGGACAGCCATGATGCAG caaacaaaaatccacctGAATCGGGTCCAAATTGCAGAACTAGTGCGAATACTAGACCGGAATCAGACAGGGATTGTAGACTATAG
- the LRRC74A gene encoding leucine-rich repeat-containing protein 74A isoform X3, whose protein sequence is MDEDTEKDAADQNEEKSDISEPPESPPSDVSPEEATQGSDSDLDVKDPRKAFAGIKGADLYLEACRLMEVVPVSYFAQNLSEPYINLNHHGLGPKGAKAIAIALVNISNNHLDTEGAEAIAGLLLDNASHLHTLHLSGNSFGDEAASCLADALLSNFQVKKLDLSHNEFSEKGGHLLGQMLAVNTALEILDLSWNHLRRKGTMALGPGLKVNAALKILNLSWNCIGNEGAQAIGDALKVNTVLIHLDISNNQINNEGVKKLCKGLKVNGTLRVLKMANNLLTVEGATELVGSVKKNANSVMEEINISNVLVNETFIRLLESAYLIRPELNVIYGEVEGSISKIPKQYPNPMKVIQKYVNEQKLQLWEFFGKMDKDGNMKIPVSIFRTAMMQQTKIHLNRVQIAELVRILDRNQTGIVDYSHLKEQKPEEKPEKEEMKEEEVKK, encoded by the exons ATGGACGAGGACACTGAGAAGGATGCAG CAGATCAGAATGAAGAGAAGTCAGATATCAGTGAGCCTCCAGAGTCTCCACCGTCCGATGTCTCACCAGAGGAGGCCACACAAGGCTCTGACTCTGACCTAGATGTTAAAG atccTCGGAAAGCCTTTGCAGGTATTAAGGGTGCAGATCTGTACCTGGAAGCATGCAGGCTGATGGAGGTGGTGCCTGTCTCATACTTTGCTCAGAACTTGTCCGAGCCTTATATAAATCTGAACCACCACGGTCTAGGACCCAAAGGTGCCAAAGCCATTGCTATTGCTTTAGTG AACATTTCCAATAACCACCTAGACACAGAAGGGGCTGAAGCCATTGCCGGTTTGCTTTTGGACAATGCATCTCATCTCCATACTCTTCATCTCTCAG GAAACAGCTTTGGAGACGAGGCTGCGTCATGCCTTGCTGACGCGTTATTG AGCAACTTCCAAGTGAAGAAGCTGGACCTCAGCCATAATGAGTTCTCTGAGAAGGGAGGACATCTCCTAGGACAGATGCTCG CTGTCAATACAGCACTGGAGATTCTGGACCTGAGCTGGAACCACCTGAGGAGGAAGGGAACAATGGCATTAGGCCCAGGTCTCAAG GTCAATGCTGCACTGAAAATACTCAACCTGTCTTGGAACTGCATTGGGAATGAGGGAGCACAGGCCATAGGAGACGCTCTCAAAGTTAACACTGTGCTGATTCATCTGGACATCAGCAACAACCAGATCAACAATGAGGGAGTCAAGAAGCTCTGCAAAGGCCTTAAAGTCAATGGAACACTCAGAGTCCTGAAG ATGGCCAATAATCTCTTGACAGTGGAAGGTGCCACTGAGCTAGTGGGATCCGTCAAAAAGAATGCCAATTCCGTGATGGAAGAGATCAACATCTCA aatgTCCTGGTGAATGAAACATTCATCCGGTTGCTGGAGTCAGCGTATCTAATACGACCTGAGCTAAATGTTATCTATGGCGAAGTTGAAGGCTCCATCTCCAAAATCCCCAAGCAGTATCCAAATCCTATGAAAGTAATTCAG AAATATGTGAATGAACAGAAGCTACAACTCTGGGAGTTTTTTGGGAAAATGGACAAGGATGGAAACATGAAGATCCCTGTGTCGATCTTCCGGACAGCCATGATGCAG caaacaaaaatccacctGAATCGGGTCCAAATTGCAGAACTAGTGCGAATACTAGACCGGAATCAGACAGGGATTGTAGACTATAG
- the LRRC74A gene encoding leucine-rich repeat-containing protein 74A isoform X1: MDEDTEKDAADQNEEKSDISEPPESPPSDVSPEEATQGSDSDLDVKDPRKAFAGIKGADLYLEACRLMEVVPVSYFAQNLSEPYINLNHHGLGPKGAKAIAIALVSNAAVTHLELEDNHILAEGAICIVEMLRENRSLQELNISNNHLDTEGAEAIAGLLLDNASHLHTLHLSGNSFGDEAASCLADALLSNFQVKKLDLSHNEFSEKGGHLLGQMLAVNTALEILDLSWNHLRRKGTMALGPGLKVNAALKILNLSWNCIGNEGAQAIGDALKVNTVLIHLDISNNQINNEGVKKLCKGLKVNGTLRVLKMANNLLTVEGATELVGSVKKNANSVMEEINISNVLVNETFIRLLESAYLIRPELNVIYGEVEGSISKIPKQYPNPMKVIQKYVNEQKLQLWEFFGKMDKDGNMKIPVSIFRTAMMQQTKIHLNRVQIAELVRILDRNQTGIVDYSHLKEQKPEEKPEKEEMKEEEVKK, from the exons ATGGACGAGGACACTGAGAAGGATGCAG CAGATCAGAATGAAGAGAAGTCAGATATCAGTGAGCCTCCAGAGTCTCCACCGTCCGATGTCTCACCAGAGGAGGCCACACAAGGCTCTGACTCTGACCTAGATGTTAAAG atccTCGGAAAGCCTTTGCAGGTATTAAGGGTGCAGATCTGTACCTGGAAGCATGCAGGCTGATGGAGGTGGTGCCTGTCTCATACTTTGCTCAGAACTTGTCCGAGCCTTATATAAATCTGAACCACCACGGTCTAGGACCCAAAGGTGCCAAAGCCATTGCTATTGCTTTAGTG TCCAATGCAGCTGTCACCCACTTAGAGCTGGAAGATAACCACATTCTGGCAGAAGGAGCTATATGCATAGTAGAGATGTTACGAGAGAATCGCTCTCTTCAAGAACTG AACATTTCCAATAACCACCTAGACACAGAAGGGGCTGAAGCCATTGCCGGTTTGCTTTTGGACAATGCATCTCATCTCCATACTCTTCATCTCTCAG GAAACAGCTTTGGAGACGAGGCTGCGTCATGCCTTGCTGACGCGTTATTG AGCAACTTCCAAGTGAAGAAGCTGGACCTCAGCCATAATGAGTTCTCTGAGAAGGGAGGACATCTCCTAGGACAGATGCTCG CTGTCAATACAGCACTGGAGATTCTGGACCTGAGCTGGAACCACCTGAGGAGGAAGGGAACAATGGCATTAGGCCCAGGTCTCAAG GTCAATGCTGCACTGAAAATACTCAACCTGTCTTGGAACTGCATTGGGAATGAGGGAGCACAGGCCATAGGAGACGCTCTCAAAGTTAACACTGTGCTGATTCATCTGGACATCAGCAACAACCAGATCAACAATGAGGGAGTCAAGAAGCTCTGCAAAGGCCTTAAAGTCAATGGAACACTCAGAGTCCTGAAG ATGGCCAATAATCTCTTGACAGTGGAAGGTGCCACTGAGCTAGTGGGATCCGTCAAAAAGAATGCCAATTCCGTGATGGAAGAGATCAACATCTCA aatgTCCTGGTGAATGAAACATTCATCCGGTTGCTGGAGTCAGCGTATCTAATACGACCTGAGCTAAATGTTATCTATGGCGAAGTTGAAGGCTCCATCTCCAAAATCCCCAAGCAGTATCCAAATCCTATGAAAGTAATTCAG AAATATGTGAATGAACAGAAGCTACAACTCTGGGAGTTTTTTGGGAAAATGGACAAGGATGGAAACATGAAGATCCCTGTGTCGATCTTCCGGACAGCCATGATGCAG caaacaaaaatccacctGAATCGGGTCCAAATTGCAGAACTAGTGCGAATACTAGACCGGAATCAGACAGGGATTGTAGACTATAG